A stretch of Besnoitia besnoiti strain Bb-Ger1 chromosome V, whole genome shotgun sequence DNA encodes these proteins:
- a CDS encoding glycolipid transfer protein GLTP (encoded by transcript BESB_062850), with product MGATGEGSDLDPTKGEGLYLAVTTGFSKARAEDGRILSSPLTEAVKTIIPVYDTIFGAGMVANLLKKDLTNSSSKVREATEKQVQEEPAAGPVTVDMLIDYEVKKYGVAFLRKDANNGVKNLLWMKRALDFIIGFLENVIFKMKGKTAKECATEVYQCVLKPYHGFMVSNVVSLAFNLCPTREELCKKLGFEDEAIIEDRVHKISEVCRPLLDEMSAMLEKAGCNFPDKV from the exons ATGGGCGCAACCGGAGAGGGAAGTGACCTCGATCCCACCAAAGGAGAGGGTCTCTACTTGGCAGTAACGACCGGCTTCTCGAAAGCTCGGGCAGAGGATGGCCGCATTCTATCCT CGCCGTTGACAGAGGCTGTCAAGACAATTATTCCTGTGTACGACACAATCTTTGGAGCGGGAATGGTGGCCAACCTGCTGAAG AAGGATCTCACTAACTCGAGCTCGAAGgtgagagaggcgacggaaaAGCAGGTGCAAGAGGAGCCTGCAGCAGGACCGGTGACGGTCGATATGCTGATCGACTACGAAGTCAAGAAGTACGGCGTTGCCTTCTTGCGAAAAGACGCCAACAACGGAGTGAAGAATCTTCTGTGGATGAAGCGTGCCCTCGATTTCATCATTGGATTCCTCGAAAATGTGATTTTCAAGATGAAGGGCAAAACGGCCAAAGAGTGCGCGACGGAGGTCTACCAGTGTGTCCTGAAGCCCTACCATG GCTTCATGGTTTCCAACGTCGTCAGCCTGGCCTTCAACTTGTGCccgacgcgagaggagctGTGCAA GAAACTTGGTTTTGAGGACGAAGCTATCATTGAGGATCGTGTCCACAAAATCTCCGAGGTGTGCAG GCCACTTCTCGATGAAATGAGTGCGATGCTAGAGAAGGCGGGCTGCAACTTTCCAGACAAAGTTTAA
- a CDS encoding cyclin-dependent kinase regulatory subunit protein (encoded by transcript BESB_062860) produces the protein MSKTLKDSMNPLTWEYRLHGSCFSQIRDPGGNGREAHSLKYEDDEYEYKDVTLTKKYDLYREELKKNPKKFINEDYMYNVLQLQQTPGWEQYYIYP, from the exons ATGTCGAAGACGTTGAAGGACTCTATGAATCCTCTGACATGGGAGTACCGTTTGCATGGAAGCTGCTTCTCGCAGATTCGCGATCCGGGAGGCAACGGACGCGAGGCCCACTCCCTTAAGTATGAGGACGATGAATATGAATACAA AGATGTCACACTGACAAAGAAA TACGACCTCTACAGAGAAGAACTTAAAAAAAACCCGAAAAAATTCATCAACGAGGACTACATGTACAACGTTCTACAGCTCCAACAGACGCCCGGGTGGGAGCAGTACTATATTTACCCGTAA